TGCAACGATCCATTACTGATGGGGTTCTTTCCTATATTCATCACATAAACTGCGGATTCTCCCATTTCCTCTTGTTCGATGGCATCTAAATTAAACAGAATCATATCATCGATTTTGGATGAATACGAGGCACCCATCGTTCCGATGATTTCAAAATAAACACCTTTAAAGACATAATATTTTTTTCCGTTCTGTTCAATATAATTATCTTCTGATTTTTCCACATTTTTACCGATGACAGCTAATCTTTTTTCTTGGTAAAAATCAGCTTCCTCAAAAAATCTCCCTGAAATCATTGGAGGTTTGTAAGTATTTTTGTGGTAGTAGATACCTCTCGCATTGTATTGTACTAATTCATCGCCAATTTTCCTATATACTATTCCAATATCATTGAAAGTTGTAAAGGGTTGGGTTGTTTTCAGTTTCCTCCAGTCTACTAATATATCTAAATTGTTAATTACAAACGATATTGAGTTCATATTATATAGACTTCTAGTCAATTTGTTTAATTCTTGTTGCTTAACTTGATAAAAGCTAAATGAAACTGCAATCACGCTAAGTAACAGGTAAAGCACTAAAATCCAAATTATTCTATTTATTCGCAAACTCGTTATTGTAATTTTTCTCATTGGTATCCCTTTCTCCATAATCATAAAAATGCCATTTTATAATGGCATTTTTATGATTTTAAAGTGTGTTTTTATATTCACAAACTGCTATATACTTTTAACGTCCATAATATGTTCTAGCGATTCCTTTCGAGGAACAAGCGCTGGCTTTAGTATAATTAACACCCCATTTTCTTCCACTATCAGCATAAGTTTTCTTCCCTCTTATAGACTCCTTTCGTGCTCGAGTGTAGTGATGCACATTCCTCCATTTTGTTTCACCTATTGCACAACCACCATTACTCCATCCTTTATGAACAGGCTTAGAGCTCATGGTGCCCACTTGGTTCAATGCTACCTCGTTTTTAGTCCAATACCCTTCTCCTTCCGTCCAACCTCCCAACGCTCCTGCTTCTTCGTCCGCAAAAGCCATCGATGGAACCGCACCCAACAGTCCTACCGCTGCTACTACTGGAATGAGCTTCTTACGAATGTTCAATATCCTTCCCCCTCTCAATGGATGGGACAGAGCCTAGAAACTAAGTCCCACTGCCTCTATCCTACCCAAATTATATTTATCAAAAACAGAACTGTCCTGAATTCTACTTTAAAATCCCTTCATACCAAATTTAAGCTAATTATATTAGCGGGTAAACAAGCATCGGCCGTCTCGTATATAAACCGTTTGATCACAGATTTCGGCCACTTGTGGATTATGGGTAACGAGGATAATCGTTTTTCCCTGTTGATTGAGATCCTTAAACAGAGCCAGTATCTCTTTTTCTGTTTCTTCGTCCAGAGATCCCGTCGGCTCATCCGCCAATATCAGCTCCGGGCTTTGAATTAACGCCCTAGCAATCGCCACACGTTGGGCTTGGCCACCGGATAATTGATCAACCGCTTGTTCCTTTAATTCCTCTATGTCTAATGAAGACAGGATTTTCTTTACTTTTTCTTTTATCTCATCATCCGATTCTTTGCTGTACCGCAGAGGTAGCGCTACATTTTCAAACACATTTTTACTATCGATGAGGGCATAGTTCTGAAGGATAAACCCGATCTTCTTCCTGCGAAAATCGGCCAGCTCATCCAGGTTTAGATCACTAATCTGATCCTGTTCATACCGATAGGTCCCGCTGTCCGCTAGATCCAATCCCGCCAGGATATTGAGCAATGTTGACTTCCCCGATCCGCTCCTGCCCATGATGGCGATCATGTCCCCTTTTTCTATCTCTAGGTCGACTCCTTTTAATACTTCCAACTTTTTTTTGCCTACTGGGTACGATTTTTTCAGTTCCTTCACTTGTATCATCACAATCACTCCGCTCTCTTCAGTAATCGGCTAATAGGTAACTTACGAAATTGGAGATAGATCGGAAGGATGGACAATAGAGTCATCATAAACACACAGGCAACGATCAACAAAATGTATTGCGGTGGAACAAAATAGAAAGCTCCCATATAGAGAAGGATCATCAACAACGCTGGAACACTCACCAACACAATTACTTCGGCTAAAACATACCGAAACAGCTGATTCATAGTCGCCCCTGAAATCAGGTGAATCGACATGTTTTTGTAGTTATTTTGTATCTTGGTCATCATGAGAATGGAAATACTTAAGATACAACCCACAAACAGTACACCGGCTAGGATCATAACCCAGCGGGTATGTTCTTGAATCGCAGCAAACAGGTTTTCAAGAGGCATATCTATTCCGATGATCTCAATGTGTGGAAAATCTGATTTAGCTTTGATCTCTTCTAATTTACTTACAATCACATCTTTATCTTCTGCACTGTAAATACTCCCACTAATCAAATTAAAGTAATGTTTTCGCTGGAAGTCCCACTCTTCCTCATCGGCAGGAGCCTCAAACTGTTGAGCAGGCATTACAATATACCGGTCCAGATAGATTTCGGAAACAAACGGCTGGGAAACAAACGTGTTTGAAGGAATAAACCCCTTAACCTCTAATTGGAAATCCTTAAATAAATATTCGGCTGTTAGCTGATCGCCAACCTGATAGATACTTTGATATTCTGACCCCAGTAAAACGGGAATGACGCCTGGATTGTTACTATGATGGAAGTCTTCAGAAGATAACGGTTCTCCTTCACTCACATCAATGGAAAAGCTGTCAAACGCTTGCTTATTCATTTGTACAGCCTTAAAAGCATAGTAAGGATCTTCACTTTCTTTAACCTTCTCATTGTTCCCATATCCATCCTCATATCCATGTAACAACTTCTCATCCCATTTTACATTACCGGGAGACAATGCGATCGATTGAGTATGTATATGAAGATATTTTTCGCCCAAATTCCCCTCTAGATACCCATAAAATCGTCTTACTCTCTCCAAAGCGTTGGGCTCGTTAAGGTATTCCTTCCAATCACTATCCTCGAACAATGTATCCGCAATTGGATA
The nucleotide sequence above comes from Desmospora profundinema. Encoded proteins:
- a CDS encoding ABC transporter ATP-binding protein — its product is MIQVKELKKSYPVGKKKLEVLKGVDLEIEKGDMIAIMGRSGSGKSTLLNILAGLDLADSGTYRYEQDQISDLNLDELADFRRKKIGFILQNYALIDSKNVFENVALPLRYSKESDDEIKEKVKKILSSLDIEELKEQAVDQLSGGQAQRVAIARALIQSPELILADEPTGSLDEETEKEILALFKDLNQQGKTIILVTHNPQVAEICDQTVYIRDGRCLFTR
- a CDS encoding ABC transporter permease, which codes for MIIKEVIESLRRRKLFSYLIALGLIVFFFIVTALFQNYIHIKEREGKVESFQGLPSYPIADTLFEDSDWKEYLNEPNALERVRRFYGYLEGNLGEKYLHIHTQSIALSPGNVKWDEKLLHGYEDGYGNNEKVKESEDPYYAFKAVQMNKQAFDSFSIDVSEGEPLSSEDFHHSNNPGVIPVLLGSEYQSIYQVGDQLTAEYLFKDFQLEVKGFIPSNTFVSQPFVSEIYLDRYIVMPAQQFEAPADEEEWDFQRKHYFNLISGSIYSAEDKDVIVSKLEEIKAKSDFPHIEIIGIDMPLENLFAAIQEHTRWVMILAGVLFVGCILSISILMMTKIQNNYKNMSIHLISGATMNQLFRYVLAEVIVLVSVPALLMILLYMGAFYFVPPQYILLIVACVFMMTLLSILPIYLQFRKLPISRLLKRAE
- a CDS encoding ABC transporter permease, giving the protein MRKITITSLRINRIIWILVLYLLLSVIAVSFSFYQVKQQELNKLTRSLYNMNSISFVINNLDILVDWRKLKTTQPFTTFNDIGIVYRKIGDELVQYNARGIYYHKNTYKPPMISGRFFEEADFYQEKRLAVIGKNVEKSEDNYIEQNGKKYYVFKGVYFEIIGTMGASYSSKIDDMILFNLDAIEQEEMGESAVYVMNIGKNPISNGSLQFGDHTVSVDVIDKGDLGVQRFLSMDVYQLVIFLLLLLILVSLTLLFTQYWLGKKSTEIRILWQLGIPIGRAYQRYAITLVLIASGCYLLVGLLSYWWLPRYLQNPQAGMMHTLHLIVGYGLILLSAGISMWLSFRKSIRQRLRKG